One genomic region from Thermoleptolyngbya sichuanensis A183 encodes:
- the apcB gene encoding allophycocyanin subunit beta, protein MRDAVTSLIENYDLKGRYLDRDALDTLKSYFSTGVSRVQAAAVINSNAAGIVRQAGSRLFEEVPELIRPGGNAYTTRRYAACLRDMDYYLRYASYALVAGNTNLLDERVLEGLRETYNSLGVPIGPTVRGIQILKEMVAAQVAEAGITDTGFLDQPFDYMIRELSETSL, encoded by the coding sequence ATGCGGGACGCTGTCACAAGCCTGATTGAAAACTACGATCTGAAAGGCCGCTACCTCGATCGCGATGCGCTAGACACGCTGAAGTCCTACTTCAGCACCGGGGTTTCCCGAGTGCAAGCGGCGGCTGTGATTAATTCAAATGCTGCGGGTATCGTCAGGCAGGCTGGGTCGCGCTTGTTTGAAGAGGTGCCTGAACTGATTCGCCCCGGCGGCAATGCTTATACGACGCGGCGCTATGCGGCTTGCCTGCGCGACATGGACTACTATCTTCGCTATGCTAGCTATGCGCTGGTGGCCGGCAATACAAACCTGCTGGATGAGCGAGTGCTAGAAGGACTTCGGGAAACCTATAACTCCCTGGGTGTGCCGATTGGGCCGACGGTGCGCGGAATTCAGATTCTCAAGGAAATGGTGGCAGCGCAGGTTGCTGAGGCCGGCATTACCGACACAGGTTTCCTAGATCAGCCCTTTGATTACATGATTCGCGAACTGAGCGAAACCAGCCTCTAA
- the glnA gene encoding type I glutamate--ammonia ligase, whose product MTTPQEVLSLIKDQGIKLIDLKFIDLPGIWQHLTVYENQIDESSFTDGVAFDGSSIRGWKAINESDMSMVLDPNTAWIDPFMAEPTLSVICSIKEPRTGEPYSRCPRVIAQKAIDYLASTGIGDTAFFGPEAEFFIFDDVRFDQNQHEGYYYVDSIEGRWNSGRKEEGGNLGYKPRYKEGYFPVAPTDTSQDMRSEMLLTMAKCGVPIEKHHHEVATGGQCELGIRFDTLVQSADNLMIYKYVIKNVARKYGKTVTFMPKPVFNDNGSGMHTHQSIWKDGQPLFAGDGYAGLSQMALWYIGGILKHAPALLAFTNPTTNSYKRLVPGFEAPVNLAYSQGNRSASVRIPLSGSNPKAKRLEFRCPDATSNPYLAFAAMLCAGIDGIKNQIDPGEPLDVDIYDLSPEELAKIPSTPGSLEDALECLEKDHEFLTAGGVFTEDLINTWIQYKLDNEVNPMRLRPHPYEFSLYYDC is encoded by the coding sequence ATGACGACCCCGCAAGAAGTCTTAAGCCTAATCAAAGACCAGGGCATTAAGCTGATTGACCTCAAGTTTATCGACCTGCCCGGCATCTGGCAGCACTTGACCGTATACGAGAACCAGATCGACGAAAGCAGCTTTACCGATGGGGTCGCCTTCGACGGTTCCAGCATCCGGGGTTGGAAGGCGATCAACGAGTCGGATATGAGCATGGTGCTCGATCCCAACACCGCATGGATCGACCCCTTCATGGCAGAGCCAACGCTGAGCGTCATTTGCAGCATCAAGGAGCCTCGCACAGGCGAACCCTATTCTCGTTGCCCCCGCGTCATTGCTCAGAAAGCGATTGACTATCTGGCTTCCACGGGCATTGGCGACACTGCCTTCTTTGGCCCAGAGGCAGAGTTCTTTATTTTCGATGATGTGCGCTTTGACCAGAACCAGCACGAAGGCTACTACTACGTAGACTCGATCGAAGGCCGCTGGAACTCGGGCCGCAAAGAGGAGGGCGGCAACCTGGGCTACAAGCCCCGCTACAAGGAAGGCTACTTCCCCGTTGCGCCCACCGACACTTCGCAGGATATGCGGAGCGAAATGCTGCTGACGATGGCCAAGTGCGGCGTGCCCATCGAAAAGCATCACCACGAAGTGGCGACAGGCGGACAGTGCGAACTGGGCATTCGCTTTGACACCTTGGTTCAGTCGGCCGACAACCTGATGATTTACAAGTACGTCATCAAGAACGTCGCTCGGAAGTATGGCAAGACCGTCACCTTCATGCCCAAGCCCGTGTTTAACGACAATGGCTCTGGGATGCACACCCACCAGTCCATCTGGAAAGACGGGCAACCCCTGTTTGCAGGCGACGGCTATGCGGGGCTGAGCCAGATGGCGCTGTGGTATATCGGCGGCATTCTGAAGCACGCTCCAGCGCTGCTAGCCTTCACCAACCCGACGACGAACTCCTACAAGCGTCTGGTGCCCGGTTTCGAGGCTCCGGTGAACCTGGCCTACTCCCAGGGCAACCGTTCCGCGTCGGTGCGGATTCCGCTGTCTGGTTCCAATCCGAAGGCAAAGCGTTTAGAGTTCCGCTGCCCCGACGCGACCTCTAACCCCTACCTTGCCTTTGCGGCGATGCTCTGCGCGGGCATCGACGGCATCAAGAACCAGATTGATCCGGGTGAGCCGCTGGATGTGGACATCTACGACCTCAGCCCGGAAGAACTGGCGAAGATTCCTTCGACCCCTGGCTCGCTGGAAGATGCGCTGGAGTGCTTAGAGAAAGATCACGAGTTCCTGACGGCGGGTGGTGTCTTCACCGAAGACCTGATTAACACCTGGATTCAGTACAAGCTGGACAACGAGGTGAACCCGATGCGTCTGCGTCCGCACCCCTACGAGTTCTCGCTCTACTACGATTGCTAG
- a CDS encoding adenylate/guanylate cyclase domain-containing protein — MADFSSSVSPSDSLLARLIQPDLTRHVESLSDDQFTQLLQQLTQEFQHYLRAIALINNDALETLLEQVLEAITLKVGQVLQAERTTIFLVDVEKAQLWSKVAQGDCFQANSEGDRTIEIRLPLNEGIAGYVATTGKSLNISDAYQHPLFNPSIDRQTGYRTRNILCMPIFDTQDQVVAIAQLLNKRGTQPFDPQDEAHFRNFAHSIGVILESCNSFYMAARNQRGATALLNATTLLAQSLDLEKTLQAVMDEARKLMRADRSTLFLLDRDRHELWSKVPTADRKQLLEIRIPMNRGIVGFVASTGQVVNVENAYEDPRFDPTTDRQTGYKTRTILSMPVFNSAGKLIGVTQLINKYQGSFTRSDEEFMQAFNTQAGIALENAQLFERVLLEKQYQKDILQSLSNAVISTDLQGNVVTINDAALALLGCPIGDTSAEADLWREHLLHRPVWEVIPIDNLQLRLQDSLQCGARHYVPEQSLEVGLLELPEHSPLDPTVSPALSLSPRLTHALVVGDRQTPDQYLLWNDPATPLTPVAAGLGVVPSIRPIEHSVNLTVNPLTNPDGKVLGGLVVLEDISQEKRMKATMYRYMTPGVAERVMALGDDALMVGERKDVTILFSDIRGYTSLTEKMEAADVVTLLNDYFETMVEAVFTYEGTLDKFIGDALMAVFGAPLPLPNHPWMAVQSALDMRRRLKEFNEHRRLANQPIIRIGIGISSGEVVSGNIGSQKRMDYTVIGDGVDISARLEGVTKEYGCDIILSEYTYKLCRDQVWVRELDRIRVKGKTIPINIYELIGDRTQPLPPETAAFLNHYAAGRTAYNHLRFYEALQHFERAQDIKPGDRAVQVHLERAREFLLTPPAENWDGAHTMTTK; from the coding sequence ATGGCGGATTTCTCCTCATCTGTCTCCCCTTCTGATAGTCTGCTGGCCCGCCTGATTCAACCTGACTTGACGCGCCACGTCGAATCTCTGTCAGACGACCAGTTTACCCAACTGCTCCAGCAGCTAACGCAAGAGTTTCAGCACTACCTGCGGGCGATCGCCCTGATCAACAACGATGCCCTCGAAACGCTGCTGGAACAAGTCCTAGAAGCGATCACCTTGAAGGTGGGGCAGGTGTTGCAGGCGGAGCGCACCACAATTTTTCTGGTGGACGTAGAGAAGGCGCAACTCTGGTCCAAGGTCGCCCAAGGCGACTGTTTCCAGGCGAACTCAGAGGGCGATCGCACGATCGAAATTCGCCTGCCGCTGAACGAGGGCATCGCGGGCTATGTTGCCACCACGGGCAAGAGTCTGAATATTTCCGATGCTTACCAGCATCCGCTGTTCAACCCCAGCATCGATCGGCAGACAGGCTATCGCACACGCAACATCCTGTGTATGCCGATTTTTGACACGCAGGATCAGGTAGTGGCGATCGCCCAATTGCTGAATAAGCGAGGCACTCAGCCCTTCGACCCGCAGGATGAAGCCCACTTTCGCAACTTTGCTCACTCCATTGGGGTGATTCTGGAAAGCTGCAATTCGTTCTACATGGCGGCGCGAAACCAGCGCGGCGCAACGGCCCTGCTGAACGCCACCACGCTGCTGGCCCAAAGCCTAGATCTGGAAAAAACCCTCCAGGCAGTGATGGACGAAGCCCGTAAGCTCATGCGGGCCGACCGTAGCACGCTGTTTTTGCTCGATCGCGATCGCCACGAGCTGTGGTCCAAAGTGCCTACTGCCGACCGCAAGCAACTGCTCGAAATTCGCATTCCCATGAACCGAGGCATTGTCGGCTTTGTTGCCAGCACCGGGCAGGTCGTCAACGTTGAGAATGCCTACGAAGACCCGCGCTTTGACCCCACCACCGATCGCCAGACCGGGTACAAGACCCGCACCATCCTCTCGATGCCTGTATTCAACTCGGCGGGAAAACTGATCGGCGTAACGCAGCTTATCAACAAATACCAAGGCAGCTTTACCCGCTCCGATGAAGAATTCATGCAGGCCTTCAACACCCAGGCTGGCATTGCGCTAGAAAATGCCCAACTGTTTGAGCGAGTGCTGCTGGAAAAGCAATACCAAAAAGACATCCTGCAAAGCCTGTCCAACGCGGTGATCTCCACGGACTTGCAGGGCAATGTTGTGACCATTAACGACGCAGCACTGGCGCTGTTGGGATGCCCAATTGGCGATACCAGTGCTGAGGCAGATCTATGGCGCGAGCATCTGCTGCATCGCCCCGTGTGGGAGGTAATTCCCATCGACAATCTGCAATTGCGCCTGCAAGACAGCTTGCAGTGCGGCGCTCGCCACTATGTCCCCGAACAAAGCCTGGAAGTGGGTCTACTGGAACTGCCTGAGCATTCGCCGCTAGACCCGACGGTTTCTCCCGCACTTTCGCTGTCGCCGCGCCTCACCCATGCCCTGGTGGTGGGCGATCGCCAAACCCCAGACCAATACCTGCTGTGGAACGATCCCGCCACTCCGCTCACACCCGTGGCCGCAGGACTCGGCGTGGTGCCCTCGATCCGCCCCATCGAACACAGCGTCAACCTGACGGTGAACCCACTCACCAATCCCGATGGCAAGGTGCTGGGGGGACTGGTGGTGCTAGAAGACATTAGCCAGGAAAAGCGGATGAAGGCCACCATGTATCGCTACATGACACCGGGCGTGGCGGAACGAGTCATGGCGCTGGGCGACGATGCGCTGATGGTGGGCGAACGCAAGGACGTGACGATTCTGTTTTCCGACATTCGCGGCTACACCTCGCTCACCGAAAAGATGGAAGCGGCGGACGTGGTGACGCTGCTCAACGACTATTTTGAGACGATGGTAGAGGCGGTGTTTACCTACGAGGGCACGCTGGACAAGTTCATTGGCGACGCGCTGATGGCCGTGTTTGGTGCGCCCCTGCCGCTGCCTAATCACCCCTGGATGGCGGTGCAATCGGCACTGGACATGCGGCGACGGCTGAAGGAATTTAACGAACACCGCCGTCTGGCAAACCAGCCCATCATCCGCATTGGCATCGGCATTAGCTCTGGCGAGGTGGTTTCCGGCAACATCGGCTCTCAAAAGCGGATGGACTATACCGTGATTGGCGATGGTGTGGACATTAGCGCCCGACTGGAAGGCGTGACCAAAGAATACGGCTGCGATATTATCCTCAGCGAGTATACCTACAAGCTCTGCCGCGATCAGGTGTGGGTGCGGGAACTCGACCGTATTCGCGTCAAGGGCAAAACGATTCCAATCAATATCTACGAGCTAATTGGCGATCGCACGCAGCCCCTTCCCCCAGAAACCGCTGCCTTTTTGAACCACTACGCCGCCGGACGCACTGCGTACAACCATCTGCGGTTTTATGAAGCGTTGCAGCACTTTGAACGGGCACAGGACATCAAGCCGGGCGATCGCGCTGTTCAGGTGCATCTAGAGCGGGCCCGCGAGTTTCTGCTCACCCCACCCGCCGAAAACTGGGACGGCGCTCACACCATGACCACAAAGTGA
- the gvpA gene encoding gas vesicle structural protein GvpA, protein MAVEKVNSSSSLAEVVDRILDKGIVVDAWVRVSLVGIELLAVEARVVIASVETYLKYAEAVGLTTQAAVPAA, encoded by the coding sequence ATGGCAGTTGAAAAAGTGAATTCTTCCTCTAGCTTGGCAGAAGTGGTCGATCGCATCCTGGACAAAGGGATCGTGGTTGATGCTTGGGTTCGCGTGTCTTTGGTGGGTATCGAACTGCTGGCGGTCGAAGCCCGCGTGGTGATCGCCTCCGTCGAAACCTACCTGAAGTACGCCGAAGCCGTGGGTCTGACCACCCAAGCCGCCGTCCCCGCTGCCTAG
- a CDS encoding coiled-coil domain-containing protein encodes MVALKDQWEAGRQQRQQAVEHLLDTFRHLRQTVSAQLRRDRAEFHQQLQQVTQAQLADLAQRRQLQAAEQMAQLAAFRQQLQTQTAQFLDITAVERSLLSQQIFQELDQFHHELRESVAALRAIHQQDLGALATDVAMLRAEARADLQSMHAERVATLTEFVETLQADVQQYLGDLAQERQERAQDVQALLNESRAKRRSESADLMQRLGIFRAELRQFRAQLQQQVWGKSAAATPAAPAASAASAKPAVKSIPPVTPAAATPAPAPTAKASAARPRTVARLKSSPAKSAKLPASRPPARGFKPSAAPVAEPVASVAVDSQPAVPALVPVAPVPVAPVPVVTAASDVATRNGSQFPARDAVSLEQATYDYVKSSNGAKLMDIESALGMNRFQAVDTLRSLIKQGLIVQRDRLYLAQDQA; translated from the coding sequence GTGGTTGCTCTGAAAGACCAATGGGAGGCCGGGAGGCAGCAGCGCCAACAAGCGGTTGAGCATCTGCTGGACACCTTTCGCCACCTGCGTCAGACCGTTTCTGCCCAACTTCGTCGCGATCGCGCTGAGTTTCACCAACAGCTTCAGCAGGTGACTCAGGCCCAGCTTGCCGACCTCGCTCAGCGGCGCCAGCTTCAGGCTGCAGAGCAAATGGCGCAGTTGGCTGCGTTTCGACAACAGTTGCAGACGCAAACCGCTCAATTTCTCGACATTACCGCCGTAGAGCGATCGCTCTTGTCGCAGCAGATTTTCCAAGAGCTAGACCAGTTTCATCACGAGCTCCGCGAATCGGTCGCCGCGCTGCGGGCCATCCATCAGCAAGACCTGGGCGCACTGGCGACAGATGTAGCCATGCTGCGGGCCGAAGCACGGGCAGACTTGCAATCAATGCACGCTGAGCGGGTAGCAACATTGACCGAATTTGTCGAAACCCTGCAAGCGGATGTGCAGCAATATTTGGGTGATCTGGCGCAGGAACGTCAGGAGCGGGCCCAGGACGTGCAAGCCTTGCTGAACGAAAGCCGTGCCAAGCGCCGATCCGAATCCGCAGATCTGATGCAGCGGTTGGGCATATTTCGGGCTGAGTTGCGCCAGTTTCGGGCCCAGCTGCAGCAGCAAGTTTGGGGCAAATCCGCCGCCGCAACTCCCGCAGCCCCGGCCGCATCGGCCGCCTCAGCAAAGCCCGCTGTCAAATCGATTCCCCCGGTAACGCCTGCTGCGGCAACGCCTGCGCCCGCTCCGACCGCAAAAGCATCTGCCGCCCGCCCGCGCACGGTGGCCCGCCTCAAATCGTCGCCTGCCAAGTCAGCTAAACTACCTGCGAGTAGACCGCCCGCCCGTGGTTTCAAGCCCTCGGCGGCCCCCGTGGCCGAACCCGTCGCCTCCGTCGCGGTTGACAGTCAGCCTGCTGTGCCAGCACTCGTGCCAGTAGCGCCTGTGCCAGTAGCGCCCGTGCCAGTGGTGACGGCTGCATCGGATGTCGCTACTCGCAACGGTAGCCAGTTCCCTGCAAGGGATGCAGTTTCTCTGGAACAGGCCACCTATGACTATGTGAAGTCGTCCAACGGGGCCAAGCTGATGGACATTGAATCTGCCCTCGGCATGAACCGATTCCAGGCGGTCGATACGCTGCGATCGCTCATCAAGCAAGGGCTGATCGTGCAGCGCGATCGCCTCTACCTGGCGCAAGATCAAGCCTGA
- the gvpN gene encoding gas vesicle protein GvpN: MTTVLRASPRRFVSTPAVERIATRALRYLQSGFSVHLRGPAGTGKTTLALHLADMIARPIMLLFGDDEFKTSDLIGNQSGYTRKKVVDNFIHSVVKVEDELRQNWVDARLTLACREGFTLVYDEFNRSRPEVNNVLLSALEEKLLVLPPSHNRTEYIRVHPQFRAIFTSNPEEYCGVHATQDALLDRLVTINMPEPDELTQQEIAVQKTGIDRESASIIVQLVRMFRTKTGAETASGLRSCLILAKICQEHEIIATPENAEFRDICQDVLLSRAGRSLSEATQILWDTFNEMIRLNTDAARSSVDLRVTEVELESQPTPQPAPQAAIAPQPEAQVRLPLNTLPLSSTDAAADEPEEEPESPAVPYERDIFEYLQRHPDVRPSEIETALGITRFQTINALNALRDKGLVTNRGGAGRANTYRVCEGERA; encoded by the coding sequence GTGACTACCGTTCTTCGTGCCAGCCCCCGCCGATTTGTCAGTACGCCCGCGGTCGAACGGATCGCCACCCGCGCCTTGCGCTATTTGCAATCGGGCTTTTCTGTCCATCTGCGCGGCCCGGCGGGCACGGGCAAAACCACCTTGGCGCTGCACTTGGCAGACATGATTGCGCGACCGATCATGCTGCTGTTTGGTGACGATGAGTTCAAAACCTCTGACCTGATTGGCAACCAGTCTGGCTATACCCGCAAAAAAGTTGTGGACAACTTCATCCACAGCGTGGTGAAGGTAGAAGACGAACTCCGGCAGAACTGGGTGGATGCCCGCCTGACGCTGGCCTGCCGGGAAGGATTTACGCTGGTCTATGACGAGTTCAACCGATCGCGCCCAGAGGTCAACAACGTGCTGCTGTCGGCGCTGGAGGAAAAGTTGCTGGTGTTGCCGCCTAGCCACAACCGCACGGAATACATCCGCGTGCATCCCCAGTTTCGCGCCATTTTTACCTCAAATCCAGAGGAGTATTGCGGCGTTCACGCGACGCAGGACGCGCTGCTGGATCGCCTAGTGACGATCAACATGCCGGAGCCGGATGAACTGACGCAGCAGGAAATCGCGGTGCAGAAAACGGGCATCGATCGCGAAAGCGCCAGCATCATCGTGCAACTGGTGCGGATGTTTCGTACCAAGACGGGCGCAGAAACCGCGTCGGGGCTGCGGTCTTGCCTGATTTTGGCGAAGATCTGCCAGGAGCATGAAATTATTGCCACGCCAGAAAACGCGGAGTTTCGCGACATTTGCCAGGACGTGCTGCTGTCTCGCGCGGGGCGATCGCTCTCCGAAGCCACCCAAATCCTCTGGGATACTTTCAACGAAATGATTCGGTTGAATACGGATGCTGCCCGCTCCTCTGTCGATCTGCGCGTCACTGAGGTTGAGCTAGAATCCCAACCAACTCCCCAGCCAGCCCCGCAAGCGGCGATCGCCCCCCAACCCGAAGCCCAAGTCCGGCTGCCGCTCAACACCCTGCCCCTCTCCTCCACTGACGCAGCGGCAGACGAACCCGAAGAAGAGCCTGAGTCTCCTGCGGTTCCCTACGAGCGCGACATCTTCGAGTATCTCCAGCGCCATCCCGACGTGCGCCCCTCGGAAATCGAAACCGCCCTCGGCATCACCCGCTTCCAGACCATCAACGCCCTCAACGCCCTGCGCGACAAGGGTCTAGTCACCAATCGAGGCGGCGCTGGTCGGGCCAATACCTATCGCGTCTGCGAGGGAGAACGCGCTTAG
- a CDS encoding gas vesicle protein: MPYSTAQPTRPVPTVTQGSTLADVLERVLDKGIVIAGDISVSVGSTELLSIRIRLLISSVDKAKEIGINWWESDPFLSSQSQKLLETNQQLEARIASLESELRSLRSASTV; encoded by the coding sequence ATGCCCTACTCAACCGCTCAACCAACCCGCCCCGTTCCTACTGTTACCCAAGGCTCGACGCTGGCAGATGTGCTAGAGCGCGTGCTGGACAAAGGCATCGTGATTGCAGGCGACATCTCAGTTTCCGTGGGTTCTACGGAACTGCTCAGCATTCGCATTCGCCTGCTGATTTCCTCGGTGGATAAGGCAAAGGAAATTGGCATCAACTGGTGGGAGAGCGATCCGTTCCTCAGCAGCCAGTCGCAAAAACTGCTGGAAACGAATCAGCAGCTCGAAGCCCGGATTGCGAGCTTGGAGTCTGAACTGCGGTCGCTCCGGTCTGCCAGCACAGTCTAG
- the msrP gene encoding protein-methionine-sulfoxide reductase catalytic subunit MsrP, with amino-acid sequence MAFLHVPPTWRLSENAVTAESVFLNRRRFLKTMIGGGLAMATLPLAGCQTAQAPIAEELTGTKALRAIANPAFQDAGRPVTGEVLAATYNNFYEFGSSKNIWQAAQVLPTDPWTLEVTGLVNNPKTYNLDDLLTRFPLEERIYRFRCVEAWAMVVPWLGFPMNALLRDVDPKSSAKFVRFTSYFDPAVTKGPSFPPARFLPFPYTEGLRIEEMANDLAFFAVGIYGHTLPKQHGAPIRMVIPWKYGFKGAKSLVKIEFLDTQPATYWNTLSPNEYKFEANVEPDVPHPRWSQAKERLIGPGNQYSWEEVPTLLYNGYGEFVADLYA; translated from the coding sequence ATGGCATTTCTGCATGTGCCCCCCACTTGGCGGCTGTCCGAAAACGCAGTGACGGCTGAATCGGTGTTTCTGAACCGACGACGATTTCTAAAAACGATGATCGGCGGCGGCCTTGCAATGGCGACCCTGCCGCTGGCAGGCTGCCAAACCGCCCAGGCCCCCATCGCAGAGGAACTGACGGGTACAAAGGCACTGAGGGCGATCGCCAATCCCGCCTTTCAAGATGCAGGCCGCCCCGTCACAGGCGAAGTGCTGGCCGCCACTTACAACAACTTCTACGAGTTCGGCAGTTCCAAAAACATCTGGCAAGCCGCCCAGGTCCTGCCCACCGATCCTTGGACGCTAGAAGTCACGGGTCTGGTCAACAATCCCAAAACCTATAACCTAGATGACCTGCTCACCCGCTTTCCCCTAGAAGAACGCATCTACCGATTTCGCTGCGTCGAAGCCTGGGCAATGGTTGTCCCATGGCTGGGTTTTCCCATGAACGCCCTGCTGCGAGACGTAGACCCCAAATCTTCGGCAAAATTTGTCCGCTTTACGTCCTATTTCGACCCTGCCGTAACCAAAGGCCCCAGCTTTCCGCCCGCCCGCTTCCTGCCCTTTCCCTACACCGAAGGGCTTCGGATCGAGGAAATGGCCAACGACCTCGCCTTCTTTGCCGTCGGCATCTACGGGCACACACTGCCCAAGCAGCACGGCGCACCCATCCGCATGGTCATCCCGTGGAAATATGGTTTCAAGGGTGCAAAATCCCTCGTCAAAATCGAGTTTTTGGACACGCAGCCCGCCACATACTGGAACACCCTCAGCCCCAACGAATACAAGTTTGAAGCGAACGTGGAGCCAGACGTGCCCCATCCCCGCTGGTCGCAGGCCAAAGAGCGGCTAATCGGCCCTGGCAATCAGTATTCCTGGGAAGAAGTGCCGACGCTGCTTTACAACGGCTATGGCGAGTTTGTGGCCGATCTCTACGCCTAG